One stretch of Desulfovibrio sp. JC022 DNA includes these proteins:
- a CDS encoding hemolysin family protein, whose amino-acid sequence MLELILSVSVATLISAYCSVSEAVFYSFPWSRIETLRKEGHKSGAILHKLRSNVDRPITAILTLNTIAHTAGAAFAGAAWATVYGAETLPWFTLGFTIIILVLSEILPKTIGIVYCEPLGRVLARPMEILIWIFLPVIWICGFFSRLVHRKGDGPQATEDDIRAMVSLTRRSGAIKPYEALSIANILSLDDKIVEQIMTPRTVVFSLPAEMTVAEAHAKYSAWPHSRIPVYEGDDPEDIVGVIYRRSVFEALADDHDDVKLSELMKPVRFALENITLDKLLVKFLESRMHLFVVLDEYGGMSGVVTLEDVMEEILGSEIVDETDQVVDMRELARRRRKELVVSKEDASADVSK is encoded by the coding sequence ATGCTGGAATTAATACTTTCCGTTAGTGTAGCCACACTTATTTCTGCCTACTGTTCAGTCAGTGAAGCCGTATTTTACTCCTTTCCGTGGAGCAGGATTGAAACCCTGCGCAAGGAAGGCCATAAGTCCGGAGCGATTCTGCATAAGCTGCGTTCCAATGTGGACAGGCCCATCACTGCTATTCTTACCCTTAATACAATCGCCCACACTGCCGGAGCCGCGTTTGCCGGAGCCGCATGGGCCACTGTGTACGGCGCGGAAACCCTGCCTTGGTTCACCCTCGGCTTCACTATCATCATCCTCGTTTTATCTGAAATTCTGCCCAAGACTATCGGCATTGTTTATTGTGAACCTCTGGGACGGGTTTTGGCTCGGCCCATGGAAATTTTAATTTGGATCTTTCTTCCGGTAATTTGGATCTGTGGTTTTTTCTCTCGCCTTGTTCATAGGAAAGGGGATGGTCCGCAGGCTACGGAAGATGATATAAGAGCTATGGTCAGCTTGACCAGGAGATCCGGGGCGATCAAACCGTATGAAGCCCTCTCAATTGCCAACATCCTGTCGTTGGACGACAAGATTGTTGAGCAAATTATGACTCCCCGGACTGTTGTGTTCTCTCTTCCTGCTGAGATGACCGTAGCGGAGGCCCATGCCAAGTACAGCGCGTGGCCTCACAGCCGTATTCCTGTTTACGAAGGAGATGATCCTGAGGACATTGTCGGGGTTATTTACAGGCGTTCCGTTTTTGAAGCGCTTGCGGATGACCACGATGACGTTAAGCTTTCAGAGTTGATGAAGCCGGTCCGTTTTGCGCTGGAAAATATCACTCTTGATAAGCTGCTGGTTAAATTCCTCGAAAGTCGCATGCACCTTTTTGTTGTGCTTGACGAGTATGGGGGAATGTCGGGGGTTGTCACCCTTGAAGATGTTATGGAAGAGATCCTCGGGAGCGAAATTGTCGACGAAACCGATCAGGTTGTTGACATGCGTGAACTTGCCCGCAGGAGAAGAAAAGAACTGGTCGTCAGCAAGGAAGATGCTTCCGCTGACGTTTCGAAATAA
- a CDS encoding glycosyltransferase family 9 protein, with protein MTNTHSNHKVVFRLSALGDVVLTTGVIEYWARKHNCTFTVITKNSSSPVLENNPHITNVINLEKKDLGDLAWIKKAGQIATEYEDCELIDLHSTLRSRILGARWKGKVSRYNKFSLERRMFKLTRSPKLDRTLSELRVTQRYASALEENIPAASELLPRIYLTEDEKSIARTLIEEHDLGQDFIALHPYATHPDKAWPAENWHTLIKRLNESGIKWTIIGRDDNVFEPHGPGCNFTSQLQLRETCALLKKSALLITGDSGPMHLAASVETPVIAMFGPTSKAWGFYPAGPHDVVLESEMDCRPCSLHGKSNCKKDRECLRKITPEEVFEKILGLMR; from the coding sequence ATGACAAATACACACAGCAATCACAAAGTCGTATTCAGGCTCAGTGCCCTAGGGGACGTGGTTTTGACCACCGGTGTCATTGAATATTGGGCCCGAAAGCACAACTGCACCTTTACAGTCATTACCAAAAATTCCAGCAGTCCTGTATTAGAAAATAATCCTCATATCACAAATGTCATCAACCTTGAGAAGAAAGACCTCGGTGACTTGGCATGGATTAAGAAAGCCGGACAGATAGCCACTGAATATGAAGACTGCGAACTCATCGACCTGCACTCCACCCTGCGTTCCAGAATTCTCGGTGCACGCTGGAAGGGCAAAGTCTCGCGCTACAATAAATTTTCCCTTGAACGCCGCATGTTCAAGCTGACCCGCTCCCCAAAACTGGACCGGACACTTTCGGAACTGCGCGTTACCCAGCGATATGCTTCCGCCCTCGAAGAAAATATCCCGGCCGCTTCCGAGCTGCTGCCTCGTATCTATCTGACTGAAGACGAAAAAAGCATAGCCCGCACGCTGATTGAGGAACATGATTTGGGTCAAGATTTCATAGCATTGCATCCTTACGCCACCCACCCTGACAAAGCGTGGCCTGCGGAAAACTGGCACACGCTTATCAAACGACTCAATGAATCCGGCATAAAGTGGACAATCATCGGTCGTGACGACAATGTATTCGAGCCGCATGGACCGGGATGTAATTTCACCAGCCAATTGCAATTGCGCGAAACCTGTGCACTGCTGAAGAAATCCGCGCTGCTTATAACAGGTGATTCAGGGCCCATGCACCTTGCGGCATCTGTAGAGACGCCGGTTATCGCCATGTTCGGCCCCACCTCGAAAGCTTGGGGATTCTATCCGGCCGGGCCGCATGATGTTGTTCTGGAATCTGAAATGGATTGCCGCCCCTGCTCCCTGCACGGGAAGAGCAACTGCAAGAAGGATCGGGAATGCCTGCGGAAAATTACGCCTGAAGAAGTATTTGAAAAGATTTTAGGTTTGATGCGCTAA
- the nadD gene encoding nicotinate-nucleotide adenylyltransferase, translating to MKIGLFGGSFNPVHSTHIDVAQGVGKRLGLDKVLLVPAGNPYHKGQSEMLPAALRYELVEKAVLDCDVLEISDIDVSADGPTYTVDTLREAARRYPDAELYFIMGQDSLEAFTTWKDWQQIPELASIVAVSRAVADHGSMEQKLKGLFSDAEQVGQNMWQLKGGKSIYIIGDFDFVISSTLVREEWKKGLDVSGLVPKAVAECMAERVVEISKYWKR from the coding sequence ATGAAAATCGGTTTATTCGGCGGTAGCTTTAATCCTGTGCATTCTACACATATTGATGTTGCGCAAGGGGTTGGAAAGCGTCTTGGTCTTGATAAGGTCCTGCTGGTTCCAGCAGGGAATCCTTATCATAAAGGGCAGAGCGAAATGCTGCCTGCCGCGTTGCGGTATGAGCTGGTTGAAAAGGCTGTGCTGGATTGTGACGTCTTGGAAATCAGCGATATTGATGTTTCCGCAGACGGCCCTACCTATACCGTTGATACTTTGCGCGAGGCTGCACGCCGCTATCCCGATGCCGAACTTTACTTCATCATGGGGCAGGATTCGCTGGAGGCTTTTACTACTTGGAAAGATTGGCAACAAATTCCTGAACTAGCCAGCATTGTTGCTGTTAGCAGGGCTGTGGCGGATCATGGTTCCATGGAGCAGAAGTTGAAAGGTCTTTTTTCTGATGCCGAACAGGTCGGGCAGAATATGTGGCAATTAAAGGGCGGAAAGTCGATTTACATAATCGGAGATTTTGATTTTGTAATCAGTTCTACTCTTGTGCGTGAAGAGTGGAAAAAAGGGCTGGATGTCTCTGGATTGGTTCCGAAAGCTGTTGCAGAATGTATGGCTGAACGTGTTGTTGAGATAAGTAAGTATTGGAAACGATAG
- a CDS encoding glutamate-5-semialdehyde dehydrogenase gives MNHFEAMKAVAVKAKEASRKIACADGTARNAAIIELAGLLEQEKEFIFAENKKDLDVAKERGLDQARLQRLEITPAVLEYMIQGCNEVAGQADPVGEIEKMERRPNGMMVGKMRIPLGVIMMIFESRPNVTVDAAVLCLKAGNSVVLRGGSEAIHSNLALASLLQKALDKAGLPAEAVQVVEVIDREAVSELLKLDEYIDVVIPRGGEGLIRAVVSQATMPVLKHYKGVCHIYVDKDCEIPEAMDIIMNSKTQKPAACNSLECLLVHEDIAKEILPSLGTLLEGYGVTMKGCPRAMPLLGAKAIAADFDDWGMEYLDLILCVKVVSTQDEAQDHIARYGSNHSEVILTKDHARAMRFIREVDASMVGVNASTRFNDGGQLGLGAEIGISTSKLHSYGPMGATELTSTKFVLLGNWDVRN, from the coding sequence ATGAACCATTTTGAAGCAATGAAAGCTGTGGCCGTCAAGGCCAAGGAAGCTTCCCGTAAAATAGCCTGTGCAGATGGAACTGCAAGGAACGCAGCCATAATCGAGCTGGCCGGTTTACTGGAACAGGAAAAAGAATTTATTTTTGCAGAAAACAAGAAAGATCTGGATGTTGCCAAGGAACGCGGTCTTGATCAGGCCCGCTTGCAGCGTCTGGAAATTACCCCGGCTGTTCTTGAATATATGATTCAGGGTTGTAACGAAGTTGCCGGGCAGGCTGATCCTGTGGGCGAAATCGAGAAGATGGAACGTCGTCCCAACGGTATGATGGTCGGTAAGATGCGTATCCCGCTGGGTGTGATTATGATGATTTTTGAATCCCGCCCCAATGTTACCGTTGATGCTGCTGTACTCTGCCTCAAGGCGGGGAACTCAGTAGTCCTGCGTGGCGGTTCTGAAGCTATTCATTCCAACCTAGCCCTTGCTTCTTTATTGCAGAAAGCCCTTGATAAAGCCGGGCTGCCTGCTGAAGCTGTTCAGGTTGTGGAAGTTATCGATCGTGAGGCGGTCAGCGAGCTGCTCAAGCTGGATGAATACATCGATGTTGTCATTCCCCGCGGCGGTGAAGGTTTGATCCGAGCTGTTGTGTCTCAGGCGACCATGCCCGTGCTCAAACATTACAAAGGCGTTTGTCATATTTATGTGGATAAGGATTGCGAAATCCCTGAAGCCATGGACATCATCATGAACTCAAAAACTCAGAAACCAGCGGCCTGCAATTCTTTGGAGTGCCTGCTTGTTCATGAAGATATAGCTAAAGAAATTTTGCCATCTCTCGGTACTTTGCTGGAAGGCTACGGTGTGACCATGAAAGGTTGCCCTCGGGCCATGCCTTTGCTGGGTGCAAAAGCTATTGCCGCAGATTTTGATGATTGGGGTATGGAATATCTCGACTTGATTCTTTGCGTGAAAGTGGTTTCCACTCAGGATGAAGCTCAGGATCATATTGCCCGCTACGGTTCCAATCACAGTGAAGTTATTCTGACCAAAGATCATGCTCGGGCCATGCGTTTTATCCGCGAAGTCGATGCTTCAATGGTCGGGGTTAACGCTTCCACACGTTTTAACGATGGCGGCCAACTCGGACTCGGTGCGGAGATCGGAATTTCCACTTCCAAGCTGCATTCCTACGGTCCCATGGGAGCTACCGAATTGACCAGTACCAAGTTTGTTTTGCTTGGTAATTGGGATGTACGTAATTAA
- a CDS encoding tetratricopeptide repeat protein, whose amino-acid sequence MEEQNNTQDILNQVHESTPDTLHPLLDYIIKNGKMIVGGIAVIILLAGGISGVKYMNQQKMIKAQSEMGTILIKYSGAKQAEALAAFEKDAPASMKPAVQLALAKAWMDADRFADAKSVWADIAKTSPKLAPVAGLGQAKCLMLEDKAGEAITILQKIKESAGAAYAPSINRLLADAAEKAGNIQLAVQAYQGLLTSSPQEASFFEFKIKELKAKL is encoded by the coding sequence ATGGAAGAACAAAACAACACACAGGACATTCTGAATCAGGTTCACGAATCCACCCCCGACACTCTGCATCCTCTGCTCGACTACATTATTAAGAACGGAAAGATGATTGTAGGCGGGATAGCAGTGATTATTCTTCTTGCTGGCGGTATCTCCGGCGTCAAGTATATGAACCAGCAGAAAATGATCAAGGCCCAGAGCGAAATGGGAACTATCCTGATCAAGTACAGCGGAGCAAAACAGGCAGAAGCTCTGGCCGCTTTTGAAAAAGACGCTCCCGCTTCCATGAAGCCAGCTGTGCAGCTCGCCCTTGCCAAGGCATGGATGGACGCTGACCGCTTTGCTGACGCAAAATCCGTATGGGCTGACATTGCCAAAACTTCTCCCAAACTGGCACCTGTTGCCGGTCTCGGACAGGCCAAATGCCTGATGCTTGAAGACAAGGCTGGCGAAGCAATCACCATTTTGCAAAAAATTAAAGAGAGCGCGGGAGCAGCATACGCTCCTTCCATCAACAGACTGCTGGCCGACGCTGCGGAAAAAGCCGGAAACATTCAGCTTGCAGTACAGGCTTATCAGGGACTGCTGACCAGCTCTCCTCAAGAAGCTTCTTTCTTTGAGTTCAAAATCAAAGAACTCAAGGCTAAACTCTAA
- the iorA gene encoding indolepyruvate ferredoxin oxidoreductase subunit alpha → MAHPLLKDSPGMKKLLLGNEAIVRGAIEAGIQVVTCYPGTPSSEVPDTFFRLSPEGDFTFEYSVNEKVALEVGGGATLAGAMTLTTMKHVGVNVAADPLMTLAYTGTPGGMVLLSADDPGCHSSQNEQDNRYYARLAGMPCLEPSTAQEAKDMTRDALNMSREMSAPFILRTTTRVNHLRGPVEYGEIAKLAPAEGFKKNPAQYVPIPAFARRMHVELLEKLEKLREMAETSKYNKISGNGKIGIVASGICRAYLADALADTGLADKFKILELGFTYPLPTNMLTDFISSVEKVVVLEELEPFLENEIRVLAQKNSIAVEVIGKDNALLPLNDEYSTLNISAIIREVMGMEVEKLESCPAEEGLPMRPPNLCAGCTHRAAYYAVKKVFGPDAVCSSDIGCYTLGILPPLNAADFLLCMGSSISAGSGAAKAAGQTVVGFIGDSTFFHSGITGLINAVFNQHDILLVILDNSTTAMTGHQPHPGVETTALGSNPVQVDIESIVKGCGVNEIRTVNPLNQKALTKDLEDLKAMKGVRVLIAKAPCPLFARRTLKKAPGQTAYVADQTDEVLKVMEELACPAFEKTAEGVEINEILCSGCMLCLQLTKDIKARKRSS, encoded by the coding sequence ATGGCTCACCCACTTCTCAAGGACAGTCCGGGCATGAAAAAGCTGCTTCTCGGCAATGAAGCCATTGTCAGAGGCGCTATTGAAGCCGGTATTCAGGTTGTTACCTGTTACCCCGGCACCCCCTCCTCCGAAGTTCCGGACACTTTCTTCCGCCTTTCCCCTGAAGGCGACTTCACTTTCGAATACTCGGTCAATGAAAAGGTCGCACTGGAAGTCGGTGGCGGAGCCACACTTGCCGGAGCAATGACCCTGACCACCATGAAGCATGTCGGCGTTAACGTTGCTGCCGACCCGCTCATGACTCTGGCCTACACCGGCACTCCCGGCGGTATGGTTCTGCTTTCCGCAGACGATCCCGGATGCCACTCCAGCCAGAATGAACAGGACAACCGCTATTACGCACGCCTTGCCGGCATGCCCTGCCTTGAGCCTTCCACCGCTCAGGAAGCAAAGGATATGACTCGCGATGCACTGAACATGTCCCGCGAAATGTCCGCTCCATTCATTCTGCGCACCACCACCCGCGTCAACCACCTTCGCGGTCCGGTTGAGTACGGTGAAATTGCAAAGCTGGCACCTGCTGAAGGGTTCAAGAAGAATCCCGCACAGTACGTACCAATTCCGGCATTTGCCCGCAGAATGCACGTAGAGCTTCTTGAAAAGCTCGAAAAGCTGCGTGAGATGGCAGAGACCTCCAAGTACAACAAAATTTCCGGTAACGGAAAAATCGGAATCGTTGCTTCCGGTATCTGTAGGGCTTATCTTGCAGATGCACTGGCTGATACCGGCCTTGCCGACAAATTTAAAATCCTTGAGCTGGGCTTCACTTATCCGTTGCCCACCAACATGCTCACCGACTTTATCTCCTCCGTGGAAAAAGTTGTTGTTCTGGAAGAACTTGAGCCTTTCCTTGAAAATGAAATCAGGGTGCTGGCCCAGAAGAATTCCATTGCAGTCGAAGTTATCGGTAAAGATAACGCGCTGCTGCCCCTGAACGACGAATACTCCACCCTGAACATCAGCGCGATTATCCGCGAAGTTATGGGAATGGAAGTTGAGAAGCTCGAAAGCTGTCCCGCGGAAGAAGGACTGCCCATGCGTCCGCCGAACCTCTGCGCAGGCTGTACCCACCGGGCCGCTTACTACGCAGTGAAAAAGGTCTTCGGCCCTGACGCTGTCTGTTCTTCCGATATCGGCTGTTACACCCTCGGTATCCTGCCCCCGCTTAATGCTGCGGACTTCCTGCTCTGCATGGGTTCCTCCATCTCCGCAGGCTCCGGAGCCGCAAAGGCCGCAGGTCAGACCGTGGTCGGCTTCATCGGTGACTCTACCTTCTTCCATTCCGGCATTACCGGACTGATTAACGCGGTATTCAACCAGCACGACATTCTGCTGGTTATCCTTGATAACTCAACCACCGCCATGACCGGGCACCAGCCCCACCCCGGCGTTGAGACCACAGCACTGGGTTCCAACCCCGTGCAGGTTGATATCGAGTCCATCGTCAAGGGATGCGGAGTAAATGAAATCCGCACTGTGAACCCGCTGAATCAGAAAGCCCTCACCAAAGACCTTGAAGACCTGAAGGCTATGAAAGGCGTGCGTGTCCTTATCGCTAAGGCACCCTGTCCTCTCTTCGCCCGCAGAACCCTCAAAAAAGCACCCGGACAGACTGCTTACGTAGCTGATCAGACTGACGAAGTGCTCAAGGTGATGGAAGAACTGGCCTGTCCCGCATTTGAAAAAACTGCGGAAGGCGTTGAAATCAACGAAATCCTTTGTTCCGGCTGTATGCTCTGCTTACAGCTGACTAAAGATATTAAAGCCCGGAAAAGGAGCAGCTAA
- a CDS encoding indolepyruvate oxidoreductase subunit beta, with protein sequence MDTRLRIFMTGVGGQGTLTATNLLAQAVLDCGIDVTAGEIHGMAQRGGVVESALLIGLASPKIGHGEADVILGFEPLETLRALPYLKPGGTVLSSTEYVPPLSVCTGKAENTPLEIIKEKVDTCAGKAYYLPCQSLGLEAGAVQSGNIALLGALCATGCIPLKPEQLAETIKSAMKPKIADINLKALELGVKAVS encoded by the coding sequence ATGGATACCAGGTTGCGTATATTCATGACCGGGGTCGGCGGACAGGGAACCCTGACAGCCACCAACCTCCTCGCACAGGCGGTTCTTGACTGCGGTATCGATGTCACTGCCGGAGAAATTCACGGAATGGCCCAGCGCGGCGGTGTTGTAGAATCTGCACTGCTCATCGGACTGGCCTCTCCCAAAATCGGACATGGCGAAGCAGACGTCATCCTCGGCTTTGAGCCGCTGGAAACTCTGCGCGCCCTGCCTTACCTTAAACCCGGCGGCACAGTGCTTTCCAGCACCGAATATGTTCCGCCGCTTTCCGTATGCACCGGAAAAGCAGAAAACACACCCCTTGAAATTATCAAGGAAAAGGTTGATACCTGCGCCGGAAAAGCATACTACCTGCCCTGCCAGAGTTTAGGCCTTGAAGCCGGAGCTGTGCAGAGCGGTAATATTGCCCTGCTAGGAGCACTCTGCGCCACAGGATGCATTCCGCTTAAACCGGAACAATTGGCTGAGACAATCAAATCAGCCATGAAACCGAAAATTGCGGATATCAACCTGAAGGCTCTGGAACTCGGAGTGAAGGCAGTATCTTAA
- a CDS encoding sigma 54-interacting transcriptional regulator has product MTRNGLTERVDNIYLSTLNEILDSVAPHHDLEPSLNAILEVLSKDLHFPRAFLAIMDPESEKLKLSITHSPAKDYTATYAPGKGVVGKVYETGESVIIPRMSDDNQLLNKAFNRSEEEQKKLSFICVPIKSTDSDGNQEVLGALSVDSPILPMNDLLEHKQFLEVVAALISNQVSRLQEEMSLQAQLLSQGMMPGAVDVPPPADFVATSKSMKQVLRQSRQVGPSRATALLRGESGTGKELLAEAIHSCSPRRDKPLVKLNCAALPAELVESELFGHQKGAFTGAYQNKRGLFEIANNGTLFLDEIGELSLDAQAKVLRAIQEKEIQRVGSEQPIAVDVRLICATHQPLEKLLREGKFREDLFYRINVFPIFIPPLRERREDILPLAEKFLDMFSGEYSKEIKRISSPAIDLFTQYHWPGNVRELKNCIERAVLICEEEVIRTYHLPPTLQTAESTATDTSLSFGEAVAKFEQELLVDSLKKARGNMLQAARDLRVSYRIVNYKVKKYNIDVKKYAGAKKKK; this is encoded by the coding sequence ATGACTAGAAACGGACTGACGGAACGAGTGGACAATATCTATCTTTCAACTTTGAATGAAATTCTTGATTCTGTAGCTCCCCATCACGATTTGGAACCCAGCCTCAATGCGATTCTTGAAGTTCTGTCCAAAGACCTCCACTTCCCGCGTGCATTCCTGGCCATCATGGACCCGGAATCGGAAAAACTGAAGCTTTCCATTACCCACAGCCCAGCTAAGGACTACACAGCCACTTACGCACCGGGTAAAGGAGTTGTGGGTAAAGTTTACGAGACCGGTGAATCTGTAATCATCCCCAGAATGTCGGACGACAACCAGCTGCTGAATAAAGCATTCAACAGATCTGAGGAAGAACAGAAAAAACTGTCTTTTATTTGCGTACCCATAAAAAGCACTGATTCAGACGGCAATCAGGAAGTCCTCGGCGCACTGAGCGTAGACTCCCCCATTCTGCCCATGAACGACCTGCTTGAGCATAAACAATTTCTCGAAGTAGTGGCCGCCCTGATCTCCAATCAGGTCTCCCGCCTACAGGAAGAAATGTCCCTGCAAGCCCAGTTGCTTTCACAGGGTATGATGCCCGGAGCGGTGGATGTACCTCCGCCGGCTGACTTTGTGGCTACGTCCAAAAGCATGAAACAAGTGCTTAGGCAATCCCGTCAGGTCGGCCCCAGCCGCGCCACAGCACTGCTGCGCGGTGAATCCGGTACCGGTAAGGAACTTCTTGCCGAGGCCATTCATTCATGCAGTCCCAGAAGAGATAAGCCGCTGGTCAAGCTCAACTGCGCAGCCCTTCCCGCCGAACTGGTGGAAAGTGAACTTTTCGGACACCAGAAAGGTGCCTTTACCGGTGCTTACCAGAATAAACGAGGTCTCTTTGAAATCGCCAACAACGGAACCCTGTTCCTTGACGAAATCGGAGAGCTTTCCCTTGACGCACAGGCCAAAGTACTGCGTGCCATTCAGGAAAAGGAAATCCAGCGCGTAGGCTCCGAACAGCCTATTGCTGTTGACGTCCGCCTCATCTGCGCCACACATCAGCCGCTGGAAAAGCTGCTGCGTGAAGGCAAATTCAGGGAAGACCTTTTTTACCGCATCAACGTATTCCCAATCTTCATTCCGCCCCTGCGTGAGCGTCGCGAAGACATCCTGCCGCTGGCGGAAAAATTCCTCGATATGTTTTCCGGGGAATACAGCAAGGAAATCAAAAGGATTTCCAGCCCGGCCATTGATCTATTCACCCAGTACCACTGGCCCGGAAACGTACGCGAGCTGAAGAACTGCATCGAACGCGCGGTACTCATCTGCGAGGAAGAGGTAATCAGGACTTACCACCTGCCCCCGACCTTGCAGACTGCGGAATCCACAGCCACCGACACCTCCCTTTCCTTTGGTGAGGCTGTTGCAAAGTTCGAACAGGAACTGCTGGTCGACTCCCTGAAAAAGGCGCGCGGCAACATGTTGCAGGCAGCAAGAGACCTGCGGGTAAGCTACCGTATCGTCAACTATAAGGTCAAAAAGTACAATATTGACGTCAAGAAATACGCAGGCGCAAAAAAGAAGAAATAA
- a CDS encoding 2-oxoacid:acceptor oxidoreductase family protein, translating into MKNQPLDRFEIRLSGLGGQGILTLGKVMGSGLALGHGYFVTQTQSYGPEARGGASRSDLVVSSEVISYPKAESVDLLIALSQEACNMYYRNLKPGGLLMIETDLVKQPPVNQFIGLPFTKLAKDKLGLPQAMNTIVLGAATYLLPFAQQRTMRKNLEAVLPEKIREINVKAFNMGFREAKKNFGDPEELWKSNSVIVSDEEYDYDSI; encoded by the coding sequence ATGAAAAATCAACCTCTGGACAGATTTGAAATCCGCCTTTCAGGTCTTGGCGGACAGGGAATCCTGACTTTGGGTAAGGTTATGGGCTCAGGCCTTGCTCTCGGGCACGGTTACTTCGTGACCCAGACCCAGAGTTACGGCCCGGAAGCCCGTGGCGGAGCCAGTCGTTCCGATCTCGTGGTCAGTTCCGAGGTGATCAGTTACCCCAAGGCTGAGTCCGTTGATCTGCTTATCGCCTTAAGTCAGGAAGCGTGTAACATGTATTACCGTAACCTGAAGCCCGGTGGATTGCTCATGATCGAAACTGATCTGGTTAAGCAGCCTCCAGTGAATCAATTTATCGGTCTGCCGTTTACCAAGCTGGCCAAAGATAAGCTGGGACTGCCTCAAGCCATGAACACCATTGTTCTCGGTGCGGCAACCTACCTGCTTCCCTTTGCGCAGCAGCGGACCATGCGTAAGAACCTTGAGGCCGTACTTCCTGAGAAAATCAGGGAGATTAACGTCAAAGCATTCAACATGGGATTCCGTGAAGCCAAGAAGAACTTCGGTGATCCTGAAGAGCTCTGGAAGTCCAATTCAGTTATCGTCTCCGATGAGGAGTATGATTACGATTCCATTTAA
- a CDS encoding 2-oxoacid:ferredoxin oxidoreductase subunit beta, giving the protein MVDMKGTQLIHEYLRHNKKFPHVFCAGCGHGIVLGSLIRAIHGLGLSKDEVCVVAGIGCSGRLAAYVDFNTVHTTHGRALTFATGIKMAKPGMHVIVVMGDGDSMAIGGNHLIHAARRNIGVTALILNNNIYGMTGGQCSPTTPSGSFSMTTPMGQMEQSFDCVELCSAAKANYVARGTVFHVKKLDQMIMDGISNPGFGVVEILTPCHTQYGRKNKYRTPVDMYKMLKKDVIDIERYNKLSEAEKAKKTPSGVFVQKDEPGLEEKFYEMAANCQGGA; this is encoded by the coding sequence ATGGTTGATATGAAAGGTACACAGCTCATTCATGAGTACTTAAGGCATAACAAGAAGTTTCCGCACGTTTTCTGTGCCGGTTGCGGGCACGGTATCGTGCTCGGATCGCTGATCAGGGCAATTCACGGTCTCGGTCTTTCCAAGGACGAGGTTTGTGTGGTGGCCGGTATCGGTTGTTCCGGCAGGCTTGCGGCATATGTTGATTTCAACACCGTACATACCACCCATGGTCGTGCACTCACTTTCGCCACCGGAATTAAGATGGCAAAGCCGGGTATGCACGTAATTGTGGTCATGGGCGATGGCGACTCAATGGCTATCGGCGGTAACCACCTGATCCATGCAGCGCGCAGGAATATCGGCGTAACTGCATTGATCCTCAATAATAACATTTACGGTATGACCGGGGGACAGTGCTCTCCGACAACGCCTTCAGGTTCTTTTTCCATGACTACCCCTATGGGGCAGATGGAACAGAGCTTTGACTGCGTGGAGCTTTGCAGTGCTGCCAAGGCCAATTATGTGGCTCGTGGAACTGTTTTCCATGTTAAAAAGCTGGACCAGATGATCATGGACGGCATCAGCAATCCCGGTTTCGGAGTGGTGGAGATTCTTACTCCCTGCCACACCCAGTACGGACGCAAGAATAAGTACAGGACCCCTGTGGATATGTACAAGATGCTCAAGAAGGATGTTATCGACATTGAGCGTTACAACAAGCTCAGTGAAGCCGAGAAAGCCAAGAAGACTCCTTCCGGGGTGTTCGTACAGAAGGATGAACCCGGTCTGGAAGAGAAATTCTATGAAATGGCTGCGAACTGTCAGGGAGGTGCGTAA